GCATGGTATCAGTTAATTTGAGATTTCGCAGCTTGAAGCATTTCTACTACCAGAGTCTTCACATCCCTACAGAATACAGCAAAACAAACTTAtcagaattcaaaataaaataatgcagtCAGACAGGACGTATAGGTACTAATAAATCTGTGATTTACAATATGAAAATGGTGCATGTTAGAAAGATTCTGTCATCGAGGAGGCCTGCAAAACCAGGGCAGAACATATTGACCTGCATGATTTTATTGCAAAAGGATTTCAACAGAGGCAGGAGATGATGTCCCTTTAGATTCCCTGGCGACAGGGCATCAAAGccagtaaaaaaatttatgaagaaaaatatcAGTTTTCCAGTAGGCAGGGGtgggtttaataacaatgacTAGGATCAAACATTAACCATGCTCAAGAAGAACAAATGACCATATATATGCCAATCAAATCCTCAAATTAGCTTGGCCAATATCTACACAAGACACCCGCACATACCTTttcatgattattaaaaaaacaatacaagaacAGAAGAAGCTGAAGAAGCAAATGTTGAAAAGTCAACCCCACCAACCAAGAAAAGGACATAATATAGAACTCTTACTTTCTATCCTCTGCACGTCTAGGGAAAGGAATTCGAAGCTTGTAAGTTTTTCCTTGATAAGCAGCCTGCAAAAGAGATCAAAACATTTTGAGAGTTAAGAAGAGAGAGGTAAAACAGTTCTCAAGAAAGTAAACCTCATAAAGATAATGCAATTTTTAAATGCATGTAGAGGCCTTTACATGGTCACACAAAAGCAATACCTTAACATTGAATCCAAGACTGTCCACATCCAGCATATAAGCAGAGTCCACCTGATAAAAGATATGAAATCAGCCTAGATATCTTGCTTGCTGTTTTTGCTCAATTTTGATGGGAAAGGAGAAACAGAAGGGACTACAGAGAAACAGAGagactagataaaaaaaaatctttcatgaagttccttttcttttgttcatcaaataacaaaaaagaaaagaaagaaagaaagaaagaaaaacaaaagagaaccATGATCATACTTTTAACCATGAGTCTAGATGCCATACTAAAACATGCATAAAAAGGTTATCCTCGATGCAATGGAAAGGAAGAGTTATACTTTTGTCCCTCTTTAATTTTGGCCCAAACAGAGAAAACGTAAGGGaaacaaaaaatcatgcatATACAGCATATTATATACAGTGAATGAAAGAGTTTGCAATTGCCTTCCCTCCCTTTACTCCTCAGTAACTAAAGTGTCACCAAGCTTATCAAACTCATTATTCCTTACAAACACATATATTAGTTTATTTACTCCTTGTGACCAGCTAATTTTGAAGCCACAAAACTAAGATTTGTTGACCTCGAAATAAATTAACTGTTGTGTTCTGGCTTATAATTAATGACCTGTCCCGTTTCTTTATGAAATAGACATATATAAGATGATATTTATGGTATTGAAAATTACCGGAATTGATGTTGAGTGTTGCACTATGAGTCTTGTATCTTCAGCATGATCTCTGTTCATATGAGACTGACAAAGCCATATGATTTcatttagaaaagaaagaaacagaaataataaACAGGGCATATGTCATATATATGCGGCATCTAATTTATAAGCAATATACCGCAACAGGTTTGGCAAACTGAGCAATTAGATCAACTTTAGCAGTCTGATACTCTTCTTTGCTGAATTCTGTCATTATTAACAATTGTaagtaaaaaatgaaataaattgaagTGGATTGAAGTGGAAAAAATAACAACACTATAAACAAATTTCTACGTGGCAATAAAGCATGGTAAGCCAGAAATAGTATACAACAGTAAAACAGCAAAACTATTGATGAGCTATCGACCATGACTTTTTGATTACCAAAACCCACTCCCAATGACTTGAAACGAATTATAGACAATGATGTGCTTTAGAAAAATGAAACCAGCAGGATAGTATACACACCGCCGGATCCAAGCAAAGCAGTTGCAACTCCCGAAACATATCGCACAACTTTTGGTTCAATGCGCATAAATTGGAAATCACCAAAGTCAACCTTGATAGTGGAAGAGATAATTAAGTCTCTACCTtgacaaatagcaataaaaatacatttgaggaaaaaaagaagcatgatAGAAAATGAGAGGAAACAAGTTACCCAGAATGAATCAGGATGCTTTGCTAGATATGCTGTTCGAACTGCAGTTATATCTTTCTCAGAAACCTAaacaattgaacaaaaaaaagttcaaaactcATATCGccccaaaaaaattatgatgcaGTGAAGGTACAATATCTGctaaagtaaaaattaatatgCAGAAACATTTAGGAAATTATCACAAGGAAAAAGGAGAAAACACTTACAGGAATGGCATCACCGTGCAGGATGATTACTAAATCTGTCCTGTCTTCAGGATCTTGGGCAACAAGCAATGAGCATTTAGGATTGGCTAATAGGTCCTGCAGAAAGCAGCAATTTTTCAAACATATAGGACACAAGGACCTCCAAAAGAACCACAGATAGGTTAAAGAACAGAATTTAGCAAGGAGAATTCAGCTTAGTCTAGTGGCTCCATGGCGCACACATGCAGAAGACTGttacaataaatatttagaaCTGAACAGTATGAGATCAATCAATCTTGCTGATCAgacttttatttctcaaaatCATTATGTAAAATTCAAGTTTGGGCTAACAGTTACCAATAGGCTTCACAGATTTTTACATGtacaagaacacaaaaaaatgatagataTACAAGTTCACAATCTAAGAGAATCACACCTGTCATTTTTCACAGCGGCATAtctctaaaatctaaatttattttatcaccattcacattttttctttttctcatcaATGAATAAATCTCTTTACCTATATGACTTATCACAATTggatttgttctttattttataatcacATGAAGTGTTTTCATAATTAAAGAATATTTGAACAAGATAGAGAGTGAATGGATCATACCTTTGTATGAACTGCCAAGCTGCTGACTGCTAATATTGGAGAACCATCAGCATCACATGCAAAATCAACCATTGACCCTGATGGATAACCCTCATGCTTCTGTCATATCAAGGAAATTTCAGCAAGTCCATGAACATACGAGAAAGTAGTCTAAGCAATGAATTGACGCTCAAATGTAAACCAACTGCTTTGTTTTGCAAGCAACTGATTTAGAAAATCAGTACCTAATCAACCCATTGTTTGATAATAATTTACCTTGGATTCACCATATAGTTTATAGCAGCAGCCATAACTTCAGAGAACTTTATGCAAGTAGTAGCTTAACCTTTACTCTGTGATTTATGAACAGGGTTACAAGGGAAGCAGCCATATTACAGTGTCCATTCTTAATTCACCAGTTTAAGCAACAGAAACAACTAgttatcctttttttatcatAGCAACTCGTTAAAGGTTGGACAAAAGGAAGTCTCCGATAagcaaattgaaggaaaaaatcaaatgagaaaGGGCAGCTATTTTATTTAGTTGTTCTCCTAAATGCACAAACAAAAAACGTTTGATGAGCACTATCCACACTGCAAGGGGTGCTCAGCAGGATGCATACTAACATTATTGAATTCAGCTTAACCAAATCCAGTCTCAGATAGTTGTAGTAAGctatattctttctttcttttttcctctattcttcttttttgtttacggaaaaaatatttatgagctATCATGATACTCGATTCTTTGTTTTTACTGCTTCGCTCTACCTTATTTTTCCGTTCCACTTTTCTCCTATTTTGATCGTACAACTTGAATccaatcacttttttaaaactgaTGTATTTGCATGTCTACATTGTAAAAtgtcaaactaaattaaaacacACTTTCTCAACTTATTATTAATCGGTATCACCTCCACCTTTCCTCTAAATGGACTCATTCTTTTCTAatccttttattattatcatgattTGTACCATGATAAGGTTATGACAAGGTTTGCACCAACTACAAACCTCCCACAAGCCTCCCTCTTGTCCTACTGTTGGATTAGTAATATCAAATTAGACCACCAACATTAATTCCAATACAAGCAGATTTACGATGCATATATAACagacaaatcaaacacaaaactgAAAGGATTCCCTCAGAGGACTCTGAACTCTCACCCTTCCATGAGAAATGTTAAATATAAAGCCGTACTATGCTGATAACAACAACCATAAATTATAGTACACTAGCATCACGAACAACACCCTTCAGTTGTGCCCACTTCAAGGATCAAGAATTTAATTccattttttctcatataattaACAAGTTCCAATATTTAACTATTGCATGAACAACAAACCTGAGAATAAGTTGAAAGCATGCCACGCGTGCTCTGATTAAGCAAAGTTCTAATTTCTTCAACCGGGGGAAGCCGAGCTGCATTTTCCTATAATAACACAAACACGAAACCAATCAGTAAGATTCAAAAACTATCTGTGATTCTGCTCACATACGATCATAACCACTAATACTGATATTGTTATCAACATCCAAGAATTTACACGTCAACCcacaaacacacacaacacaGATATAAAAGAAAGGCTACCTGGTGAGTTCGGATCAACTGGAAGACATCGGCATCAGTGTTAACATCCCCAGTTGACACAGCCTGATCAAATAGCAACAAAACAACTTATTAATTAAGAACCCATTAatcaaaaatgttaaaaatcaaCTTTCTAATATGTATCGCTTTTAAAGCTTGCACTAACAAGTATAAAATCCCTTAGAAAATTAAACCCATTAAGGAATGAACAAAAAGGAATGATTTTTactatcaaaaagaaaaaagtgaaagTATTTCATTTCACCTGATTGGAAGACTGGGTTGGA
This genomic interval from Populus nigra chromosome 11, ddPopNigr1.1, whole genome shotgun sequence contains the following:
- the LOC133706275 gene encoding uncharacterized protein LOC133706275, with translation MKTMAIAYTPPLFSPFLNVNLTRLSSSLLLPFCHSSFSPTLSRCRRRPRFLSMASPTQSSNQAVSTGDVNTDADVFQLIRTHQENAARLPPVEEIRTLLNQSTRGMLSTYSQKHEGYPSGSMVDFACDADGSPILAVSSLAVHTKDLLANPKCSLLVAQDPEDRTDLVIILHGDAIPVSEKDITAVRTAYLAKHPDSFWVDFGDFQFMRIEPKVVRYVSGVATALLGSGEFSKEEYQTAKVDLIAQFAKPVASHMNRDHAEDTRLIVQHSTSIPVDSAYMLDVDSLGFNVKAAYQGKTYKLRIPFPRRAEDRKDVKTLVVEMLQAAKSQIN